A single window of Nocardia sp. NBC_01327 DNA harbors:
- a CDS encoding urease subunit alpha: MAELSRARYAELFGPTTGDRIRLADTDLLIEITEDRSGGPGLAGDEAVFGGGKVLRESMGQARATRAEGTPDTVITGAVIVDHWGIIKADIGIRDGRICAIGKAGNPDTMTGVHPDLVVGPSTEIIAGNGRIVTAGAIDCHVHFICPQLLEEAMGGGITTLVGGGTGPAEGSKATTVTPGAWHLGRMLEATDGWPMNIVLLGKGNTVRQEAMWEQLRGGAAGFKLHEDWGTTPAAIDACLTVADASGVQVALHSDTLNEAGFVEDTLAAIRGRAIHSYHTEGAGGGHAPDIITVAAHLNVLPSSTNPTRPHTVNTLDEHLDMLMVCHHLSPSIPEDLAFAESRIRPSTIAAEDLLHDMGAISMIGSDSQAMGRIGEVVMRTWQTAHVMKRRRGALPGDGAADNNRVQRYIAKYTICPAVAHGLDHEIGSVEVGKLADLVLWEPAFFGVRPHAVLKGGMIAWAAMGDANASIPTPQPVLPRPMFGAAPAVAAGTSLHFVSEQAIEDGLADRLRVNRKLVPVANVRKRTKAHMPRNDAMPRIEVDPDTFTVRIDGEVWAEEPATELPMAQRYFLF, from the coding sequence ATGGCCGAACTCTCCCGCGCCCGGTACGCCGAACTCTTCGGCCCCACCACCGGCGATCGAATTCGCCTGGCGGACACCGATCTGCTCATCGAGATCACCGAAGACCGCAGTGGCGGACCGGGACTCGCCGGTGACGAGGCGGTCTTCGGCGGCGGCAAGGTGCTGCGCGAATCCATGGGCCAGGCGCGGGCGACCCGCGCCGAGGGCACTCCCGACACCGTCATCACCGGTGCGGTGATCGTCGATCACTGGGGAATCATCAAGGCCGACATCGGTATTCGGGACGGGCGCATCTGCGCGATCGGCAAGGCCGGCAATCCCGACACCATGACCGGGGTGCATCCGGATCTGGTGGTGGGCCCGTCCACGGAGATCATCGCGGGCAACGGCCGCATCGTCACCGCGGGCGCCATCGACTGTCACGTGCACTTCATCTGCCCGCAGCTGCTGGAGGAGGCGATGGGCGGTGGCATCACCACCCTCGTCGGCGGCGGCACCGGCCCGGCCGAGGGCTCCAAGGCGACCACCGTCACGCCGGGCGCCTGGCATCTGGGCCGCATGCTCGAGGCCACCGACGGATGGCCGATGAATATCGTGCTGCTGGGCAAGGGCAATACCGTGCGCCAGGAAGCCATGTGGGAGCAATTGCGCGGCGGCGCAGCGGGTTTCAAGCTGCACGAGGACTGGGGGACCACCCCGGCGGCCATCGATGCCTGTCTCACCGTGGCGGATGCCTCGGGCGTGCAGGTGGCACTGCACTCGGACACCCTGAACGAGGCCGGATTCGTGGAGGACACCCTGGCCGCCATTCGCGGCCGGGCCATCCACTCCTATCACACCGAGGGTGCGGGCGGCGGGCACGCGCCCGACATCATCACTGTCGCAGCGCATCTCAATGTGCTGCCCAGCTCCACCAATCCGACGCGGCCGCATACGGTCAACACCCTCGACGAGCATCTGGACATGCTCATGGTGTGCCATCACCTGAGCCCGTCCATTCCGGAGGATCTGGCTTTCGCGGAGAGCCGGATTCGGCCCTCCACCATCGCGGCGGAGGATCTGCTGCACGATATGGGCGCGATCTCCATGATCGGCAGCGACTCCCAGGCCATGGGCCGTATCGGCGAGGTGGTCATGCGCACCTGGCAGACCGCGCACGTGATGAAGCGGCGTCGCGGCGCGCTGCCGGGAGACGGTGCGGCGGACAATAATCGGGTGCAGCGCTATATCGCGAAGTACACCATCTGCCCGGCGGTCGCCCACGGTCTCGATCACGAGATCGGTTCGGTCGAGGTCGGCAAGCTGGCCGATCTGGTGCTGTGGGAGCCCGCGTTCTTCGGGGTGCGCCCGCATGCGGTGCTCAAGGGCGGCATGATCGCCTGGGCCGCCATGGGTGATGCGAACGCCTCCATTCCGACTCCGCAGCCGGTGCTGCCGCGACCCATGTTCGGCGCGGCCCCGGCGGTGGCGGCGGGGACCTCACTGCATTTCGTGTCCGAGCAGGCCATCGAGGACGGTCTGGCGGACCGGCTCCGGGTCAATCGGAAGCTGGTGCCGGTGGCCAATGTTCGCAAGCGGACCAAGGCGCATATGCCGCGCAATGACGCTATGCCGCGCATCGAGGTCGATCCCGACACCTTCACCGTGCGCATCGACGGCGAGGTGTGGGCGGAGGAGCCGGCCACGGAACTGCCGATGGCGCAGCGCTACTTCCTGTTCTGA
- a CDS encoding urease subunit gamma: MRLSPHEQERLLLSYAAELARRRQGRGLKLNHPESIALIVDHVLEGARDGRTVAELMASGRTVLTRTDVMDGVPEMIHDVQVEATFPDGTKLVTVHNPIG; the protein is encoded by the coding sequence ATGCGACTGTCGCCGCACGAGCAGGAACGCCTGCTCCTGAGTTATGCGGCCGAGCTGGCTCGGCGACGGCAGGGCCGCGGGCTCAAGCTGAATCACCCCGAGTCGATCGCGCTCATCGTCGATCACGTGCTCGAGGGCGCGCGCGACGGCCGGACCGTCGCTGAGCTCATGGCCTCCGGGCGAACCGTGCTCACGCGCACCGACGTCATGGACGGCGTGCCGGAGATGATTCACGACGTCCAGGTCGAGGCCACGTTCCCGGACGGCACCAAGCTCGTCACCGTCCACAATCCGATCGGCTGA
- a CDS encoding YchJ family protein: MAKHRKPQPIPAVCPCGLPANYVDCCGRLHRGEAQAKTAEQLMRSRFSAFAVRDEAYLLRSWDPGTRPADVGFDPGMLWERLEILEATGGGPFHTEGTVEFRAHYRSHGTPGELHENSRFRRDSGAWVYLDGVIEN; this comes from the coding sequence ATGGCGAAGCATCGCAAACCCCAGCCGATTCCCGCGGTCTGCCCCTGCGGGCTACCCGCGAACTATGTGGATTGCTGCGGGCGTCTGCACCGCGGTGAGGCGCAGGCGAAGACCGCCGAACAGCTGATGCGCTCGCGCTTCAGCGCCTTCGCGGTCCGCGACGAGGCCTATCTGCTGCGCAGCTGGGACCCCGGCACCCGCCCCGCCGATGTCGGTTTCGACCCCGGAATGCTCTGGGAGCGACTGGAAATCCTCGAGGCCACCGGCGGCGGACCGTTCCACACCGAAGGCACCGTCGAATTCCGCGCCCACTACCGATCCCACGGCACGCCGGGCGAACTCCATGAGAACAGCCGCTTCCGCCGCGACAGCGGAGCCTGGGTCTACCTCGACGGCGTCATCGAGAACTGA
- a CDS encoding O-methyltransferase, with protein sequence MTTSDWAEVDRYLVDTLVGDGDSPTFAANAAAGLPAIDVSPPQGKFLYLIAKSARAQRVLEIGTLGGYSTTWLARAVGKQGQVLTLEYEPKHAEVARANLDRSGVGDRVEIRVGAALDSLPVLAEEDPEPFDLVFIDADKVNNANYVQWALRLTTPGSVIIVDNVVRNGGIANPDSPDAAVRASREVIELLAAEPRLEATVLQTVGGKGWDGFAYAIVTDGE encoded by the coding sequence ATGACGACATCAGACTGGGCCGAAGTTGATCGTTATCTGGTGGACACCCTGGTGGGAGACGGGGATTCGCCGACCTTCGCCGCCAATGCGGCCGCCGGGCTGCCCGCCATCGATGTATCACCACCGCAGGGCAAGTTCCTGTATCTGATCGCCAAGTCCGCGCGGGCGCAGCGGGTGCTCGAGATCGGCACGCTCGGCGGGTACAGCACCACCTGGCTGGCGCGGGCCGTGGGCAAGCAGGGGCAGGTGCTGACCCTGGAGTACGAGCCCAAGCATGCCGAGGTGGCGCGGGCGAATCTGGATCGGTCCGGGGTGGGGGACCGGGTCGAGATTCGGGTCGGCGCGGCGCTGGACAGTCTCCCGGTGCTGGCCGAGGAGGACCCGGAGCCGTTCGACCTGGTGTTCATCGATGCCGACAAGGTCAATAACGCGAACTATGTGCAGTGGGCACTGCGGCTGACCACGCCGGGTTCGGTCATCATCGTCGACAATGTGGTCCGCAATGGCGGCATCGCGAATCCGGATTCGCCGGATGCGGCCGTGCGCGCCAGCCGCGAGGTCATCGAATTGCTCGCTGCCGAACCGCGATTGGAAGCGACCGTGCTGCAGACCGTCGGCGGTAAGGGCTGGGACGGATTCGCCTACGCCATCGTGACCGACGGCGAGTAA
- a CDS encoding PadR family transcriptional regulator encodes MTEVGHQDHIVLGLIARHGPLTPYELKARIEESVEYFWPIPHAQLYRIPPRLADQGLLHEEAETGGRRRRVFHLTDAGRTELTRWLADPSAPPPETRDPAQVKLFFADLGGPGDVVALAHRQAAEHRRWLDLYRKLQTEIDPDDSERAVSRARILRLGIGHEQAYVDFWEDLAANPDGEPGTRN; translated from the coding sequence ATGACGGAGGTCGGCCACCAGGACCACATAGTGCTGGGATTGATCGCCAGGCACGGGCCGCTCACCCCCTATGAGCTCAAGGCCCGGATCGAGGAGAGCGTCGAATACTTCTGGCCGATCCCGCACGCCCAGCTGTATCGCATCCCGCCACGCCTGGCCGATCAGGGACTGCTGCACGAGGAGGCGGAGACCGGTGGCCGACGCCGGCGGGTCTTCCATCTGACCGACGCCGGCCGCACCGAACTGACCCGCTGGCTGGCCGATCCCAGCGCACCGCCGCCCGAGACCCGGGATCCGGCGCAGGTGAAACTCTTCTTCGCCGATCTCGGCGGGCCCGGAGATGTTGTCGCACTCGCACACAGGCAGGCCGCCGAACACCGCCGCTGGCTCGATCTCTATCGGAAGCTGCAGACGGAGATCGATCCGGACGACAGCGAACGGGCGGTATCACGGGCGCGCATCCTGCGGCTGGGCATCGGCCACGAGCAGGCCTACGTCGATTTCTGGGAGGATCTGGCCGCGAATCCCGACGGCGAGCCGGGTACCCGGAACTGA
- a CDS encoding HAMP domain-containing sensor histidine kinase encodes MVAGLGNAPESDPLPPLPSARSVSLRWRVMLLAASVVTVAVAFTSIAAYAMVARSLYADVDSQLRTRASVMIANNVDSMNYLEALTLGSLFSNDIGVALIYPDSKSEGYVIGQDAAPPIGSQELAVAHGDIAYSLRTVGNQRVLAERTHSGSTLVISQRLQPTQKVLDRLAWLLFVVGGCGVLLAAAAGTAVGRTGLRPIARLTAATERVARTDDLTPIPVTGDDELARLTESFNTMLRALTESRERQSRLVADAGHELKTPLTSLRTNMELLIASSLPGAPRIPDEDMVELRSDVMAQIEELSTLVGDLVDLAREDAPDTVYEQVDISEAVDRALERVRRRRAGIDFSVELRPWLAYGHEASLERAIINVLDNAAKWSPEGEQVRVGMRENDSGLMELIVDDAGPGIPAAERELVFERFYRATTSRSMPGSGLGLAIVKQVVMNHGGTIAVEASDRGGTVLRIVLPGERGTPAAYETSR; translated from the coding sequence GTGGTCGCCGGGCTCGGGAACGCACCGGAATCCGATCCGCTCCCGCCGCTGCCGTCGGCCCGCTCGGTCTCGCTGCGCTGGCGCGTCATGCTGCTGGCCGCATCGGTGGTGACGGTCGCCGTGGCCTTCACCTCCATCGCCGCCTATGCGATGGTGGCGCGCTCGCTGTACGCGGATGTGGATTCGCAATTGCGGACGCGGGCCTCGGTCATGATCGCCAACAATGTCGACAGCATGAACTATCTGGAGGCGCTCACGCTCGGGAGCCTGTTCTCGAACGATATCGGTGTCGCGCTGATCTATCCGGACAGCAAGTCCGAGGGCTATGTGATCGGGCAGGATGCCGCACCACCGATCGGCAGTCAGGAGCTGGCGGTGGCGCACGGGGATATCGCCTACTCGCTGCGCACCGTCGGCAATCAGCGGGTGCTCGCGGAGCGGACGCATTCGGGCTCCACGCTGGTGATCTCGCAGCGGCTGCAGCCCACCCAGAAGGTGCTGGATCGGCTGGCGTGGCTGCTGTTCGTGGTCGGCGGTTGCGGAGTCCTGCTCGCCGCCGCGGCGGGAACGGCGGTGGGCCGCACCGGTTTGCGGCCTATCGCCCGGCTGACCGCGGCGACCGAGCGGGTGGCCCGCACCGATGACCTGACCCCTATCCCGGTGACCGGTGATGATGAACTCGCCAGGCTCACTGAGAGTTTCAACACGATGCTGCGCGCGCTCACCGAATCCCGGGAGCGGCAAAGCCGTTTGGTGGCCGACGCCGGTCACGAACTCAAGACACCGCTGACCTCGTTGCGCACGAATATGGAGCTGCTGATCGCCTCCTCTCTTCCGGGTGCACCGCGTATTCCGGACGAGGACATGGTCGAACTGCGCTCGGACGTCATGGCGCAGATCGAGGAATTGTCCACGCTGGTGGGCGATCTGGTGGACCTGGCTCGCGAGGACGCCCCCGACACCGTCTACGAGCAGGTCGACATCAGCGAAGCGGTGGATCGCGCCCTGGAACGCGTCCGCAGACGCCGGGCCGGAATCGATTTCAGCGTCGAACTGCGCCCGTGGCTGGCCTACGGACACGAGGCCAGCCTCGAGCGCGCGATCATCAACGTTCTCGACAATGCGGCCAAATGGAGCCCCGAGGGCGAACAGGTGCGGGTCGGCATGCGGGAGAACGACTCGGGCCTGATGGAGCTGATCGTCGACGATGCGGGCCCCGGCATCCCCGCCGCGGAGCGGGAGCTGGTCTTCGAACGCTTCTACCGGGCGACGACCTCGCGCTCGATGCCCGGCTCGGGGCTGGGCCTGGCGATCGTCAAGCAGGTGGTCATGAACCACGGCGGCACCATTGCCGTCGAGGCCTCCGACCGGGGCGGGACCGTGCTGCGCATCGTGCTCCCGGGCGAACGCGGCACGCCCGCGGCCTACGAAACATCGAGGTAA
- a CDS encoding MFS transporter codes for MTRTLARPDATTSRRAWLGLAVLLLPVLLVSMDMSVLYLAMPTLTEALDPSATQQLWILDIYGFMIAGLLITMGNLGDRIGRRNILLIGATVFGLASVLAAFAPSASVLIAARALMGVGGATLLPSSLALISTMFPDVRARATAIGVWTAFFAGGSAVGPIIGGVLLHHFSWGSVFLINTPVLVVLLVFGPLLLPEHRAAGRGPLDLPSVGLSIGGILPIVFAIKHCAAEGFDLPVVGIGLIGVLLLIAFVRRQRHLAEPLLDLSLFRNGLFSVAIGSSTIGMLALAGMSYLTSVYLQSVTGRDALGAALLGIPMAVVVFVCSVSGARVGRRLGIRTAFVLALGLAALGNLMLLGVGVDGGIGWYVAGTVVAGAGFGMAFTLVSEVAVAAVPPERAGSAVGISETSFELGNGLGLALLGSLAALVFRSGGDFGPTLGDTLTHAGGDTALIDSARDSFVHGMHVATTAGAVLLAGMAVIAVLSGRKSRS; via the coding sequence ATGACCCGCACTCTCGCGCGCCCTGACGCGACGACTTCGCGCCGCGCCTGGCTCGGACTGGCGGTACTGCTGCTGCCGGTACTGCTGGTGTCCATGGACATGTCGGTGCTGTACCTGGCCATGCCCACGCTGACCGAGGCGCTGGATCCGTCGGCGACCCAGCAGCTCTGGATTCTCGATATCTACGGCTTCATGATCGCCGGTCTGCTCATCACCATGGGCAATCTGGGCGACCGGATCGGCCGGCGCAATATTCTGCTCATCGGTGCGACCGTCTTCGGACTGGCCTCGGTGCTCGCGGCGTTCGCGCCGAGCGCCTCGGTGCTGATCGCGGCGCGGGCGCTCATGGGTGTCGGCGGTGCGACTCTGCTGCCCTCCAGTCTTGCGCTGATCTCCACCATGTTCCCCGACGTACGGGCGCGCGCCACCGCCATCGGCGTGTGGACCGCATTCTTCGCGGGCGGCTCGGCGGTCGGCCCGATCATCGGCGGCGTACTGCTGCACCACTTCTCGTGGGGTTCGGTCTTCCTGATCAATACGCCGGTGCTGGTGGTCCTGCTGGTCTTCGGGCCGCTGCTGCTGCCCGAGCATCGCGCGGCGGGTCGCGGACCGCTGGATCTGCCGAGCGTGGGCCTGTCCATCGGCGGCATTCTGCCGATCGTCTTCGCCATCAAGCACTGTGCGGCCGAAGGATTCGATCTTCCGGTGGTCGGCATCGGACTCATCGGTGTCCTGCTGCTCATCGCCTTCGTGCGCAGGCAGCGGCATCTCGCCGAACCGCTCCTGGATCTGAGCCTGTTCCGCAACGGCTTGTTCTCGGTGGCCATTGGGTCCAGCACGATCGGCATGCTCGCTCTCGCCGGTATGAGCTATCTGACCAGCGTGTACCTGCAGTCGGTCACCGGCCGCGATGCGCTCGGCGCTGCGCTGCTGGGCATTCCGATGGCCGTGGTGGTCTTCGTCTGCTCGGTGAGCGGTGCGCGGGTCGGGCGCCGACTGGGCATCCGCACCGCCTTCGTGCTGGCGCTGGGTCTGGCCGCGCTGGGCAATCTCATGCTCCTCGGTGTCGGTGTGGACGGTGGGATCGGCTGGTACGTGGCCGGAACCGTGGTGGCCGGCGCCGGTTTCGGTATGGCGTTCACGCTGGTGTCGGAGGTCGCGGTGGCGGCGGTGCCGCCCGAGCGCGCCGGATCCGCCGTGGGTATCTCCGAGACCAGTTTCGAACTCGGCAACGGTCTGGGACTGGCACTGCTGGGTTCGCTTGCGGCACTGGTATTCCGGTCCGGCGGCGACTTCGGGCCGACGCTGGGGGACACCCTCACCCATGCCGGTGGTGACACCGCGCTGATCGATTCGGCGCGGGACTCCTTTGTGCACGGCATGCATGTGGCCACCACCGCGGGCGCGGTGCTGCTGGCCGGTATGGCGGTGATCGCCGTGCTCAGTGGTCGAAAATCGCGCTCATGA
- a CDS encoding SDR family NAD(P)-dependent oxidoreductase, translated as MGENSTPEPDNQAGSNGRPLAERVATRLFYPTTRPRDKALRDAVAGRVVLVTGASHGIGKAAAKKLAAGGATVLLVARTLDDLQQVAAEIREEGGTAHVYQADLTEMDAVDELGRDLLAEHGHIDVVINNAGKSIRRPIDESYDRFHDFTRTIDINYLGPVRLLLALLPSMRERREGHIVNISTWGIRMPPAPRWAAYGASKAAFDIWLRTVATEIAVDNVTTTSIYMPLVHTRMSAPTDFSGVPGLTADEAADLVCHAVVSRPPEISPWWTGPVQAWSDLRRGAAQRFMERGFRR; from the coding sequence GTGGGTGAGAACTCGACGCCGGAGCCCGACAATCAGGCCGGTTCGAACGGCCGTCCCCTCGCGGAACGGGTCGCGACCAGGCTCTTCTATCCGACCACCCGACCCCGCGACAAGGCACTGCGCGATGCGGTCGCCGGCCGCGTGGTGCTGGTGACCGGAGCGTCACACGGCATCGGCAAGGCCGCCGCGAAGAAGCTCGCCGCCGGCGGGGCGACCGTACTGCTCGTCGCGCGCACCCTCGACGATCTGCAGCAGGTGGCCGCCGAGATTCGCGAGGAGGGCGGGACGGCGCATGTGTACCAGGCCGACCTCACCGAGATGGATGCCGTCGACGAGCTGGGCCGCGATCTGCTCGCCGAGCACGGTCACATCGATGTGGTGATCAATAACGCGGGCAAGTCGATTCGCCGTCCGATCGACGAATCCTATGACCGCTTCCACGATTTCACGCGCACCATCGATATCAATTACCTCGGCCCGGTGCGACTGCTGCTGGCTCTGCTGCCGAGCATGCGGGAACGCCGTGAGGGTCACATCGTCAATATCTCGACCTGGGGAATCCGTATGCCACCGGCGCCGCGCTGGGCTGCGTACGGTGCGTCGAAGGCGGCGTTCGATATCTGGCTTCGCACCGTGGCCACCGAGATCGCGGTCGACAATGTCACCACGACTTCCATCTACATGCCCCTGGTCCACACCCGGATGAGCGCGCCCACCGACTTCTCCGGCGTCCCCGGGCTCACCGCGGACGAAGCCGCGGATCTGGTGTGCCACGCCGTTGTTTCGCGCCCTCCGGAAATCTCACCGTGGTGGACGGGTCCGGTGCAGGCGTGGAGTGATCTCCGGCGCGGTGCGGCGCAGCGCTTCATGGAGCGTGGCTTCCGGCGCTGA
- a CDS encoding TetR/AcrR family transcriptional regulator yields the protein MTEAKLTRAAIVDAAITLADESGIDALSMRRIAESMGAGAMSLYRHVPNKDALLAAMTDEVSRRNPYPSAEGQGWTWRDRVRIAAEVDWRLYREHPWVLFTFAVPRYNFGENSLLVLNWLVEGFNELGVSTREGTRMSLSVWSYIAGVALQHVSARLLIGRDSEPEESSGLTALLEGEPRWPTPPALIELHGTGGDDLLDPQALLDSGLSALCDGFEARARR from the coding sequence ATGACCGAGGCCAAGCTCACCCGGGCCGCCATCGTCGACGCCGCCATCACCCTGGCCGACGAGTCCGGAATCGATGCCCTGTCCATGCGCCGCATTGCCGAGAGCATGGGCGCGGGAGCGATGTCGCTGTACCGGCACGTCCCCAATAAAGACGCACTGCTGGCCGCCATGACCGACGAGGTTTCCCGGCGCAACCCCTACCCCTCGGCCGAGGGACAGGGCTGGACCTGGCGAGATCGCGTGCGCATTGCCGCCGAGGTGGATTGGCGGCTGTACCGCGAGCACCCCTGGGTGCTGTTCACCTTCGCCGTACCGCGCTACAACTTCGGCGAGAACAGCCTGCTCGTATTGAACTGGCTCGTCGAAGGATTCAACGAACTCGGCGTCAGCACCCGCGAAGGCACGCGCATGTCCCTATCGGTCTGGAGCTATATCGCCGGCGTGGCACTGCAACACGTGAGCGCTCGCCTCCTCATCGGACGCGACAGCGAACCCGAGGAATCCTCCGGACTCACCGCACTCCTCGAGGGCGAACCCCGCTGGCCCACCCCACCCGCACTCATCGAACTGCACGGCACCGGCGGAGACGACCTACTCGACCCCCAAGCCCTCCTCGACTCCGGCCTCAGCGCCCTCTGCGACGGCTTCGAAGCCCGAGCCCGCCGCTAG
- a CDS encoding urease subunit beta, whose amino-acid sequence MIPGEYLCAEGTIELNAGAERIELDVVNTGDRPVQVGSHVHFPQSNSALDFDREAAHGRRLDIPAGTAVRFEPGLGQRVSLVPLGGNREVHGISLTPPGKLDA is encoded by the coding sequence GTGATTCCTGGTGAGTACCTCTGTGCCGAGGGCACGATCGAGCTCAATGCCGGCGCCGAACGCATCGAACTCGATGTGGTGAATACCGGCGACCGCCCGGTGCAGGTCGGCAGCCATGTGCACTTCCCGCAGTCGAACTCGGCCCTGGACTTCGATCGCGAGGCCGCGCACGGCCGCCGCCTCGATATTCCGGCCGGTACCGCGGTGCGCTTCGAACCCGGTCTGGGCCAGCGGGTTTCGCTGGTCCCGCTGGGCGGCAATCGTGAAGTGCACGGAATCAGCCTGACTCCTCCCGGAAAGCTGGATGCCTGA
- a CDS encoding PaaI family thioesterase: MNKFSEGFFTDTFGLKLTEMSADRVTAEWVVTPQQFQPAGIVNGGVYCTVIETLASIAGSVWLGDRGTVVGVNNNTDFLRAVRDGVLRGVATPVHRGRSQQLWVVVITDEQDRTVARGQVRLQNLSPQG, encoded by the coding sequence ATGAACAAATTCAGTGAGGGCTTCTTCACCGATACGTTCGGGTTGAAGCTCACCGAGATGAGTGCGGACCGGGTGACGGCGGAGTGGGTTGTCACGCCGCAGCAGTTTCAGCCGGCGGGGATTGTGAACGGTGGCGTGTACTGCACGGTGATCGAGACCCTGGCGAGTATCGCGGGGAGTGTGTGGCTCGGCGATCGCGGGACCGTGGTCGGGGTCAATAACAACACCGACTTCCTGCGTGCGGTGCGCGACGGTGTGCTGCGCGGGGTGGCCACGCCGGTGCACCGGGGCCGATCGCAGCAGTTGTGGGTCGTGGTCATTACCGATGAGCAGGATCGTACGGTGGCGCGCGGGCAGGTCCGGTTGCAGAACCTCAGTCCGCAGGGCTGA
- a CDS encoding nuclear transport factor 2 family protein, translated as MRDFGIELYDRWTDLWNGELAADEIMAPEFTLRYAQPGATVYDDIHDAKAFAAQIETFRTQLPGVRFAPQGPGVVDMDDSRTGLVARPYGVQFTGRDGRLTELSGTDILRAENGRIVEVWSVSGGLVGRSFY; from the coding sequence ATGCGCGACTTCGGCATCGAGCTGTACGACCGGTGGACCGATCTGTGGAACGGCGAGCTGGCCGCAGACGAGATCATGGCCCCGGAATTCACCCTGCGCTACGCCCAGCCCGGCGCGACCGTCTACGACGATATTCACGATGCGAAAGCCTTTGCCGCGCAGATCGAAACCTTCCGCACGCAGCTTCCCGGCGTGCGGTTCGCACCGCAGGGCCCCGGCGTCGTCGATATGGACGACAGCCGAACGGGATTGGTGGCCCGGCCCTACGGCGTGCAGTTCACCGGTCGCGATGGCCGGCTCACCGAGCTGAGCGGCACCGATATCCTGCGCGCGGAGAATGGCCGAATCGTCGAGGTCTGGTCGGTATCGGGCGGTCTGGTCGGGCGCAGCTTCTACTGA